From a single Streptomyces rubradiris genomic region:
- a CDS encoding aspartate aminotransferase family protein, which yields MTPQPSPEAGAAVKAADRAHVFHSWSAQDLIDPLAVAGAEGSYFWDYDGTRYLDFTSGLVFTNIGYQHPKVVAAIQEQAAKLTTFAPAFAVEARSEAARLIAERTPGDLDKIFFTNGGADAVEHAVRMARLHTGRPKVLSAYRSYHGGTQQAVNITGDPRRWANDSGSNGVARFWAPFLYRSRFYSETEEQECARALEHLETTIAFEGPGTIAAIILETIPGTAGIMVPPPGYLAGVRELCDKYGIVFILDEVMAGFGRTGEWFAADLFGVVPDLMTFAKGVNSGYVPLGGVAISAQIAETFGKRPYPGGLTYSGHPLACAAAVATINVMAEEGVVDNARRLGESVVGPGLAELAARHPSVGEVRGVGMFWALELVRSRETREPLVPYNATGEANAPMAAFTAAAKRHGLWPFVNMNRTHVAPPCTATEAELKEGLAALDAALTVADEHTV from the coding sequence ATGACCCCTCAGCCCAGCCCCGAAGCCGGCGCCGCAGTGAAGGCCGCCGACCGCGCGCACGTCTTCCACTCCTGGTCCGCGCAGGACCTCATCGACCCGCTCGCCGTCGCCGGCGCCGAGGGGTCGTACTTCTGGGACTACGACGGCACCCGCTACCTGGACTTCACCAGCGGGCTCGTCTTCACCAACATCGGCTACCAGCACCCCAAGGTCGTCGCGGCGATCCAGGAGCAGGCCGCGAAGCTGACCACCTTCGCGCCCGCGTTCGCCGTCGAGGCCCGCTCGGAGGCGGCCCGGCTGATCGCCGAGCGGACCCCCGGCGACCTGGACAAGATCTTCTTCACCAACGGCGGCGCGGACGCCGTGGAGCACGCGGTGCGCATGGCCCGGCTGCACACCGGCCGCCCGAAGGTGCTCTCGGCCTACCGCTCGTACCACGGCGGCACCCAGCAGGCGGTGAACATCACCGGTGACCCGCGCCGCTGGGCGAACGACAGCGGCTCGAACGGGGTCGCCCGGTTCTGGGCACCGTTCCTCTACCGCTCCCGCTTCTACTCCGAGACCGAGGAGCAGGAGTGCGCCCGGGCGCTGGAGCACCTGGAGACGACGATCGCCTTCGAGGGCCCGGGGACCATCGCCGCGATCATCCTGGAGACCATCCCGGGCACCGCCGGGATCATGGTGCCGCCGCCCGGCTATCTGGCCGGCGTGCGCGAGCTGTGCGACAAGTACGGGATCGTCTTCATCCTGGACGAGGTCATGGCCGGCTTCGGCCGGACCGGCGAGTGGTTCGCGGCCGACCTGTTCGGTGTCGTCCCCGACCTGATGACCTTCGCCAAGGGGGTGAACTCGGGTTACGTGCCCCTCGGCGGTGTCGCCATCTCGGCGCAGATCGCCGAGACCTTCGGCAAGCGCCCCTACCCCGGCGGCCTCACCTACTCCGGGCACCCGCTGGCCTGCGCCGCCGCCGTCGCCACGATCAACGTGATGGCGGAGGAGGGCGTCGTGGACAACGCCAGGCGGCTCGGCGAGAGCGTCGTCGGCCCCGGCCTGGCCGAGCTGGCCGCCCGCCACCCGAGCGTCGGCGAGGTGCGCGGCGTCGGCATGTTCTGGGCACTGGAGCTGGTGCGCAGCCGGGAGACCCGCGAGCCGCTGGTGCCGTACAACGCGACCGGCGAGGCGAACGCCCCCATGGCCGCCTTCACCGCCGCCGCCAAGCGGCACGGCCTGTGGCCGTTCGTGAACATGAACCGCACCCACGTCGCCCCGCCGTGCACCGCGACCGAGGCCGAACTGAAGGAGGGCCTGGCCGCGCTCGACGCCGCGCTGACCGTCGCCGACGAACACACCGTGTGA
- a CDS encoding GntR family transcriptional regulator — MPGNGPVTRSTLRQQIADALRDEVLGGRLRPGRAFTVKEIADQYGVSATPVREALVDLSAQGILEADQHRGFRVPEYSVGDYRHMIEARGLVTDGMFRALTADHPAFRTPPEDPRTGAALSTVRRRGEEAQRAATAGDLTVLIGYDLRFWRELSALFGNPYLGDFLHRLRVQSWVCAVQYLLRLPELRGRLWDRHTELVDALARREAETARAIVADASAHSLALLERLAGG; from the coding sequence ATGCCCGGCAACGGCCCCGTGACGCGCAGCACCCTGCGCCAGCAGATCGCGGACGCGCTCCGTGACGAGGTGCTGGGGGGACGGCTGCGCCCGGGCCGGGCGTTCACCGTCAAGGAGATAGCCGACCAGTACGGCGTCTCCGCCACACCGGTCCGCGAGGCGCTGGTCGACCTGTCCGCGCAGGGCATCCTGGAGGCCGACCAGCACCGCGGCTTCCGGGTGCCCGAGTACTCGGTCGGCGACTACCGGCACATGATCGAGGCCCGCGGCCTGGTCACCGACGGCATGTTCCGGGCGCTCACCGCGGACCACCCCGCCTTCCGCACCCCGCCGGAGGACCCCCGCACGGGCGCCGCCCTGAGCACCGTGCGGCGCCGCGGCGAGGAGGCCCAGCGGGCGGCCACGGCCGGCGACCTGACCGTCCTCATCGGCTACGACCTGCGCTTCTGGCGCGAGTTGAGCGCCCTGTTCGGCAACCCCTACCTCGGCGACTTCCTGCACCGGCTGCGCGTGCAGTCCTGGGTGTGCGCGGTGCAGTACCTGCTGCGCCTGCCGGAGCTGCGCGGCCGGCTCTGGGACCGGCACACCGAACTGGTCGACGCGCTCGCCCGGCGCGAGGCGGAGACGGCCCGCGCGATCGTCGCCGACGCGAGCGCGCACTCGCTGGCGCTGCTGGAACGCCTGGCGGGCGGGTAG